In a single window of the Olivibacter sp. SDN3 genome:
- a CDS encoding FAD-dependent oxidoreductase, with protein MNEIDRRRFIQHSGLAGLGMLFGLGGLSCAPNKEIVDPNGHSLGYRKLPKAKIAPDLVIKETVGLRPYRLSGACLKADKLDEKTIVHNYGHGGSGFSLSWGTAMIAANMVRESGYTEIAVIGGGIIGLTTARTLQNRGCKVRIYAKELFPNHTSSLATGTWSPAHLFCEEERITPQLINVWEEACRYSFRSYQNLLGLNNDMVQWVNHYVIGGKTHIEASGLHLDGLLPERFLLSKNKHPFREKQIVLEKTMVFNIPSYLDYLTREFIDRGGELSVQEFHSVHEMLALKEPLIVNCTGLGAKKLFNDDELIPISGQLAFLVPQPEINFRLSTPNGYFIPRRDGLVLGGNAIRGSWNTEPKKEVTLNIIKALNDIVQHMRA; from the coding sequence ATGAATGAAATAGACAGAAGACGTTTTATTCAACACTCAGGCCTAGCAGGTTTGGGCATGTTGTTTGGGCTAGGAGGACTTTCATGTGCTCCTAATAAGGAGATCGTAGATCCCAATGGGCACAGTTTGGGTTATCGAAAGCTGCCAAAGGCAAAAATTGCCCCTGATTTGGTCATAAAAGAGACCGTAGGTTTACGTCCTTATCGATTGTCTGGTGCTTGTCTGAAAGCAGATAAACTTGACGAAAAGACAATTGTGCATAACTATGGTCATGGAGGAAGTGGTTTTTCACTTTCATGGGGAACGGCGATGATCGCTGCAAACATGGTAAGGGAAAGTGGGTATACAGAAATCGCCGTCATCGGAGGAGGAATTATTGGCTTGACAACGGCAAGGACTTTACAGAATAGGGGGTGCAAGGTGAGGATTTATGCAAAGGAGCTATTTCCCAATCATACTTCTTCTTTGGCCACGGGTACTTGGTCGCCCGCACATTTATTTTGTGAAGAAGAACGGATTACTCCACAGCTAATAAACGTATGGGAAGAAGCTTGTAGGTATTCCTTTCGAAGTTATCAAAACCTTTTAGGCTTAAACAATGATATGGTGCAGTGGGTTAATCATTATGTGATAGGTGGAAAAACACATATTGAAGCATCCGGGCTACATCTTGATGGACTATTGCCGGAAAGATTTCTATTGTCTAAGAACAAGCATCCATTTCGTGAAAAGCAGATCGTCTTGGAAAAGACCATGGTGTTTAACATTCCTTCATACCTAGATTATCTGACAAGAGAATTTATCGATCGCGGCGGGGAACTTTCAGTCCAGGAATTTCATTCCGTTCATGAAATGTTAGCATTGAAAGAGCCGCTTATCGTCAATTGTACGGGGTTGGGAGCAAAGAAATTATTTAATGATGATGAACTGATCCCGATATCGGGGCAGCTTGCTTTCTTGGTTCCCCAGCCCGAAATCAATTTTAGATTGAGTACACCGAATGGTTATTTTATACCAAGAAGAGATGGTTTAGTATTGGGAGGAAATGCTATTCGTGGTAGCTGGAATACCGAACCTAAAAAAGAAGTAACTTTAAATATTATTAAAGCGCTGAATGATATCGTACAACACATGCGTGCTTAA
- a CDS encoding SusD/RagB family nutrient-binding outer membrane lipoprotein yields the protein MKKIKQLFMGTLMVILSLNFPGCTGDFEEMNVSPNDPNAVSPQLLLPFAIESAVDRYWGHQTRFARLNLDGGSIWVQHLARRIYTTEGDTYAPPTTLQQENWQYFFNDGLLNFEAIHKQAILEGNTNYQGVALVMKSWVFSILTDVWGDIPYHEALKGTAEDPIYTPTYNTQEDIYADLLNQLAGANELLDVNGPAIAGDILFNGDILRWKKFANSLRLKLANRQAAKKPAESSAIMVEILANPDTYPVFTDNTDYAFLLHSANRPSNNEWHEVMIQGSRTDWRLSRTLVNRLLELDDPRLQVYGRPLANGSYRGMANGLPDAIAIAEGDLSSFPGDYFTRAEAPSVIMSYAELNFVLAEAAFDGDIDGGTALAQMYFERGVEASFDQYGLDMPANYISSLGTLNKALIMEQKWIALFGQGIEAWTEYRRTGLPAIMYVDPRAAFENQGVLPTRIVYPASEYSLNGSNVVNGTSPDNMRTKLWWAE from the coding sequence ATGAAAAAAATCAAACAATTATTTATGGGCACACTGATGGTGATTTTATCACTTAATTTTCCAGGTTGCACAGGAGACTTTGAAGAAATGAACGTTTCACCAAACGATCCTAACGCCGTCTCCCCGCAACTGCTTTTGCCCTTTGCTATAGAATCTGCAGTCGATCGATATTGGGGGCACCAGACCCGCTTTGCACGACTGAACCTGGACGGCGGCTCAATCTGGGTACAACATCTCGCTAGACGTATCTATACGACCGAAGGGGATACTTACGCGCCACCCACTACTTTGCAGCAAGAGAATTGGCAATATTTCTTTAATGACGGATTACTCAATTTCGAAGCAATTCATAAACAAGCTATACTGGAAGGAAATACGAATTATCAAGGTGTTGCTTTGGTCATGAAATCTTGGGTGTTTTCTATTCTGACAGATGTATGGGGCGACATTCCTTACCACGAAGCCTTAAAAGGAACCGCGGAAGATCCCATTTATACACCTACCTATAATACGCAGGAAGACATTTACGCTGATTTGTTGAATCAGTTGGCAGGGGCTAATGAGCTGCTGGACGTGAACGGGCCTGCTATTGCCGGAGATATTCTCTTTAATGGTGACATTTTGCGCTGGAAAAAGTTTGCCAATTCGTTACGATTGAAGTTGGCAAATAGACAGGCAGCGAAGAAACCGGCCGAATCCAGCGCAATTATGGTAGAGATTTTAGCAAATCCAGATACATATCCAGTTTTTACTGATAACACCGACTATGCCTTTCTGCTGCATAGTGCTAACAGACCTAGTAATAACGAATGGCATGAAGTAATGATACAGGGTAGCCGTACCGACTGGCGATTAAGTAGAACATTGGTTAATCGGTTGTTGGAGCTGGATGATCCTAGGTTGCAAGTGTATGGAAGACCTCTGGCCAACGGTAGTTACAGAGGGATGGCCAACGGATTACCGGATGCTATCGCTATCGCGGAAGGCGACCTTTCCTCTTTTCCAGGCGACTACTTTACTCGGGCAGAGGCACCTAGTGTTATTATGAGTTATGCAGAACTTAATTTTGTTTTGGCGGAGGCCGCCTTCGATGGCGATATTGATGGCGGAACAGCACTTGCTCAAATGTATTTCGAAAGGGGTGTTGAGGCATCTTTTGATCAATATGGACTCGATATGCCGGCAAACTATATCAGTTCGCTTGGTACACTCAACAAAGCGCTTATTATGGAACAGAAATGGATCGCATTGTTCGGACAGGGTATTGAAGCATGGACAGAATATCGGAGAACCGGACTGCCCGCTATTATGTACGTTGATCCGCGAGCTGCCTTCGAAAATCAAGGCGTATTGCCCACGCGTATCGTGTATCCTGCATCTGAATATTCGCTTAATGGAAGTAATGTGGTGAATGGCACTTCCCCAGATAATATGCGAACAAAACTATGGTGGGCAGAATAA
- a CDS encoding permease → MNIALQKTLSLILIIIIGLLLKTKLTKKDHHQSIKIIILNVALPTVIFVALMKLHVKPNLLILPLLVLVFNVVFLLILKFILPLYGAAKHSAEMRTYMLLIPSLAPGLSCFPFITEYIGEEALARGALADIGNKIAVLFFSYMLAMHWFYKLNRHVRHSSNEKLKSLVLGMLNEPINLVMVGALVLLGFGVYFEDFPNFFQDTLNLLGSLMTPLILMFIGIAVVFKWKQFKAIFRLLVFRSGIVFCLSALLISFMPGASYASLMLAVVFPQSACSFWPFAHMAIVESMSKKEGDPKAPAVFNNELAMNMLALSLPLSTMIILGVFSVGPFFTDVFNLLYIGFALILLSAMPSLVHYFRKKKSMNNTSHVMQERVTMIETEHDKKEEVLSSSS, encoded by the coding sequence ATGAATATTGCTCTACAGAAAACATTGTCTCTAATATTGATTATTATTATAGGTTTATTGTTAAAAACTAAACTTACTAAAAAAGACCATCATCAATCGATCAAAATAATCATATTGAATGTGGCTTTACCGACGGTAATTTTTGTTGCTTTGATGAAACTTCATGTGAAGCCGAATTTGTTGATTCTCCCCTTGTTAGTACTTGTTTTTAATGTAGTTTTTCTTTTGATATTAAAGTTTATTCTTCCACTGTATGGTGCGGCTAAGCACAGTGCAGAGATGCGTACTTACATGTTGCTTATCCCGTCATTAGCACCGGGTCTTTCTTGCTTTCCTTTTATTACGGAATATATCGGGGAAGAAGCACTAGCACGTGGCGCTTTAGCAGATATTGGCAATAAAATTGCGGTGCTGTTTTTCAGTTATATGTTGGCCATGCATTGGTTTTATAAATTGAACCGACACGTGAGACATAGCAGTAACGAAAAGTTAAAATCGTTGGTCTTAGGTATGTTGAATGAACCGATCAATTTAGTGATGGTAGGTGCGTTGGTTCTATTGGGGTTTGGTGTTTATTTTGAAGATTTTCCGAATTTCTTTCAAGACACACTTAATTTATTGGGTAGCTTAATGACTCCGCTGATTTTAATGTTTATTGGTATAGCGGTAGTGTTTAAGTGGAAACAATTTAAAGCAATATTCAGGTTACTAGTCTTTCGGTCGGGTATAGTTTTTTGCCTCAGCGCCTTATTGATCTCATTTATGCCCGGAGCGTCTTACGCGTCCCTAATGCTCGCTGTGGTGTTTCCGCAAAGCGCCTGTAGTTTTTGGCCCTTTGCCCACATGGCCATAGTGGAGTCAATGAGTAAAAAAGAGGGTGATCCCAAAGCTCCAGCGGTTTTTAATAATGAATTAGCGATGAATATGCTGGCACTTTCATTGCCCTTGTCGACAATGATTATACTGGGTGTGTTTTCTGTAGGACCTTTTTTTACAGATGTCTTTAATTTGCTTTACATTGGCTTTGCTTTGATTTTGCTTTCTGCTATGCCTTCGCTGGTTCACTATTTTCGCAAAAAAAAATCCATGAATAACACTTCGCATGTTATGCAGGAGCGCGTAACAATGATTGAAACCGAACACGACAAAAAAGAAGAGGTGTTGTCGTCCTCTTCTTAA
- a CDS encoding SusC/RagA family TonB-linked outer membrane protein: protein MSLLLLLFSESEIQVLAKPQEEVSITSNQTVLTKTLTNQFISLQQLILDLEKQHQVSIAYRSDLLTGKDVAVEKLKTVNNVEAALTIALRGSGLSFKKNDEGFYIVYRDTHKKEGETYSVSTDNSSSKQAKGAQQHVIKGIVKDDESFPLPGVSVAVKNNSLRTGTNEDGQFSLVMPAGSDTLIISYMGFKPMELSVGDQNSLEITLEKDEQALSEVVVTAFGVQREKKALGYVVQDIDQEKLNEVRTANVTNALSGKLAGVRINSNAGPGSSSTIQIRGSASVSGNNQPLIVIDGVPIQQDGDNRYGGGMSEVSPDNIQNISVLKGPNAAALYGSRATNGVILITTKDGSDVRGIGVDITSNTTFERPWIKPDFQNIYGGGTGYVTMFSDGRNGTVTLPDGTTVTGTDGVDESWGAPMDGRLVPQWWSNGERVPLLPQPNNWDDFWQTGHMFNNNIALGGSNDKGNFRLSVGDVRQKGIAYNNDYHRNNFKFNGGYHFTDKLSATISTEYVKSGSDNRRYQSGQEFIWSHRHIDHNRLQDLTTYTPDNVIQPADQYFPYANWQYEYFSNPYYMQEHWKYGNDKDRLLGNVALHYDFTDWLTLMVRGGTDLWSDTRTNKIAEHFALGYPNGAYSEEVLRQQESNFDFLLGFNKTFGDVQLTTNVGGVHRDNYYKRNFTQINDLAVNNLWNLGNFASPPVTESRIEKSEVNSLFASANIGYKNAVFLDLTARNDWSSTLPVDNRSFFYPSASLSMIFTDMLPIKSKTLSFAKGRLSVAEVGSDTDPYQLQQLFESKVLWDGKLPAYGESVTIANPNLKPEITRSFEAGLDLRFFDDRVGLDLTYYNQNTRDQILGVEISKASGYNYRLLNAGKVTNQGFEVVLHATPFRTSTGFSWDIDVNWAKNRNKVVELAEGLTTYTLENYYLTLEARVGEPYGTFYGTYFERTPDGEIVYENGLPILGDGTKALGSIQPDWTGGVLNSFNFKNFSLSFLVDMRYGGKIFDNGTGIGRSTGQYSETALGREEGVIGRGVMNVGTTENPVYVPNDVIAEASPFYKRNFSRTYHEAGVFDATYVKLRELSFGYAIPTTLLERTGFIKRAKISLVGRNLALLFKNTPHIDPEVDFFGENSQGFAYGNLPSTRNIGFNLNVSF, encoded by the coding sequence ATGAGTCTACTCTTACTCTTATTTAGTGAGAGTGAGATACAGGTACTTGCCAAGCCTCAGGAAGAAGTTTCGATAACTTCCAATCAAACTGTCCTGACAAAAACTTTAACCAATCAATTTATCAGTTTACAACAACTGATACTAGATTTGGAGAAACAGCATCAGGTCTCTATTGCTTACAGGAGTGACCTATTAACCGGTAAAGATGTGGCCGTTGAAAAATTAAAGACCGTTAATAACGTAGAAGCCGCATTGACCATCGCCTTGAGAGGATCGGGTTTAAGTTTTAAGAAAAATGATGAAGGGTTTTATATCGTTTATAGAGATACTCATAAAAAAGAAGGGGAGACGTACAGTGTGTCTACAGATAATAGTTCATCAAAGCAAGCTAAAGGTGCTCAGCAGCATGTAATCAAAGGAATTGTGAAGGATGATGAGAGTTTTCCGTTGCCCGGTGTGAGTGTAGCGGTCAAAAATAATTCTCTACGCACAGGAACGAATGAGGATGGCCAATTTAGCCTGGTGATGCCTGCTGGCAGCGACACCCTGATAATAAGCTATATGGGCTTTAAACCCATGGAGCTGTCTGTAGGTGATCAAAATTCTTTGGAAATAACGCTTGAAAAAGATGAACAGGCATTATCGGAAGTTGTGGTTACAGCCTTTGGTGTACAGCGGGAGAAAAAGGCGTTGGGATACGTGGTACAGGATATTGATCAGGAAAAATTGAACGAAGTACGTACCGCTAATGTCACCAACGCGCTCTCGGGAAAATTGGCTGGTGTACGTATCAATAGCAATGCCGGTCCGGGAAGCAGTTCAACCATTCAGATACGTGGATCAGCATCAGTAAGCGGAAATAATCAACCTTTAATTGTAATCGATGGTGTTCCGATACAACAAGATGGCGACAATCGATATGGTGGTGGTATGTCTGAGGTTAGTCCAGATAATATTCAGAATATCAGTGTGTTAAAAGGGCCTAATGCCGCCGCTTTATACGGCTCTAGGGCAACAAATGGCGTTATTCTGATCACTACCAAAGATGGTTCGGATGTGCGTGGCATTGGAGTAGATATTACTTCCAATACCACTTTTGAAAGACCTTGGATTAAGCCGGACTTCCAAAATATCTATGGTGGTGGGACAGGATATGTAACGATGTTTTCTGATGGTAGAAACGGAACGGTAACTTTACCCGATGGGACTACTGTAACAGGTACTGATGGAGTCGATGAAAGTTGGGGTGCCCCTATGGACGGGCGTCTCGTGCCCCAATGGTGGAGCAATGGAGAGCGTGTGCCATTGCTTCCCCAGCCCAATAATTGGGATGATTTTTGGCAAACTGGCCATATGTTTAATAATAATATTGCGCTGGGAGGCTCTAATGATAAGGGGAATTTTAGACTTTCTGTCGGCGATGTCAGACAAAAAGGTATTGCTTATAACAACGATTATCATCGTAATAATTTTAAATTTAATGGTGGTTATCATTTTACCGATAAGCTAAGCGCTACAATAAGCACCGAATACGTCAAGTCGGGTTCCGACAATAGAAGATATCAAAGTGGACAGGAATTTATTTGGTCGCATAGGCATATAGATCACAATAGGCTCCAGGATTTAACCACATATACACCCGATAATGTCATTCAACCTGCCGATCAGTATTTCCCTTATGCCAACTGGCAATATGAATATTTTTCCAATCCGTATTATATGCAAGAACATTGGAAATATGGAAATGATAAGGATAGGCTTTTGGGAAATGTAGCTTTGCATTATGATTTTACCGACTGGTTAACGTTAATGGTACGAGGAGGTACTGATCTTTGGTCGGATACCCGCACGAATAAAATTGCTGAACATTTTGCTTTGGGATATCCCAATGGCGCCTATTCGGAAGAGGTGTTGAGACAGCAAGAAAGTAATTTCGATTTTTTACTGGGTTTTAATAAAACTTTTGGTGATGTCCAACTCACAACTAACGTCGGAGGGGTCCATCGCGACAATTATTATAAACGAAACTTTACGCAGATTAATGATCTTGCAGTTAATAATTTATGGAACCTAGGAAATTTTGCTTCTCCTCCAGTCACCGAAAGTAGGATAGAAAAATCAGAGGTGAACAGCTTATTTGCATCAGCTAACATTGGATATAAAAATGCTGTTTTCTTAGATTTAACAGCAAGAAACGACTGGTCATCCACATTACCTGTCGATAATAGGTCCTTTTTTTATCCATCGGCGTCGTTAAGTATGATTTTTACGGATATGTTACCTATTAAAAGTAAAACCCTGTCTTTTGCTAAGGGAAGATTGAGTGTGGCCGAAGTTGGTTCAGACACGGATCCATATCAGCTTCAACAACTCTTTGAATCGAAAGTACTATGGGACGGGAAGTTACCTGCTTATGGAGAAAGTGTCACCATAGCTAACCCAAACCTAAAACCCGAAATTACCCGATCTTTTGAAGCAGGTTTGGACCTACGTTTTTTTGACGATCGCGTAGGCTTAGATTTGACTTATTATAATCAAAATACACGTGATCAGATACTAGGTGTGGAAATATCAAAAGCAAGCGGTTATAACTATCGGCTTTTGAATGCTGGAAAAGTGACCAATCAGGGTTTTGAAGTGGTGTTGCACGCTACACCTTTCAGAACTTCTACTGGATTTAGTTGGGATATTGACGTGAATTGGGCCAAGAACAGAAACAAAGTAGTTGAACTGGCCGAAGGCCTGACGACCTATACGCTCGAAAATTACTACCTAACATTAGAAGCACGTGTTGGCGAGCCTTACGGGACTTTTTATGGTACTTATTTCGAAAGAACGCCTGATGGGGAGATCGTATATGAAAATGGGTTACCAATATTAGGTGATGGCACGAAGGCGCTGGGAAGCATACAGCCAGATTGGACGGGTGGTGTGCTCAATTCCTTTAACTTCAAGAACTTTAGTTTGAGTTTTTTAGTAGATATGCGCTACGGCGGAAAAATCTTTGACAACGGAACGGGTATTGGCCGATCAACCGGGCAATATTCGGAAACGGCGCTGGGGCGTGAGGAAGGGGTCATCGGTCGAGGTGTCATGAACGTCGGCACGACAGAAAACCCAGTCTATGTACCGAATGATGTGATAGCCGAAGCTAGTCCTTTTTATAAGAGGAATTTTTCGCGCACCTATCATGAAGCAGGCGTATTTGATGCCACTTATGTAAAATTACGGGAATTATCTTTCGGGTACGCTATTCCCACCACGTTATTGGAACGAACAGGATTTATAAAAAGAGCCAAGATTTCTTTGGTAGGACGAAACCTTGCCTTGCTATTTAAAAACACACCGCATATTGATCCGGAGGTAGACTTTTTCGGCGAGAATAGCCAGGGCTTTGCCTATGGTAACCTACCATCTACAAGAAATATAGGTTTCAATTTAAATGTTTCCTTTTGA
- a CDS encoding NIPSNAP family protein, with translation MRFLQLLLIIAFFFALVNAANASTKDFYQIKIYHLQNKEQEKIVEDYLENAYLPALHRAKIANIGVFKPIPSEESEKAEQLIYVFIPYPSVADYLQLDGILENDNKYLQDGANYLDAPHEAAPYTRIETILLTAFDRSPNFTKPALNSPYQERVYELRSYEGPTEKLYKNKVAMFNKGDEVGLFERLEFNAAFYGEVIAGGRMPNLMYLTTFDNKTSRDAHWDAFGKDEYWKELSAKTEYQNNVSHIDITFLYPVDYSDF, from the coding sequence ATGAGATTTCTCCAACTATTACTTATTATTGCCTTCTTTTTTGCTCTGGTTAACGCTGCGAATGCCTCTACAAAAGATTTTTATCAAATAAAAATTTATCACCTTCAAAACAAGGAACAGGAGAAAATCGTAGAAGACTACCTAGAAAACGCCTACCTACCCGCCTTACATCGAGCGAAAATCGCAAACATTGGTGTTTTTAAACCAATTCCTTCGGAGGAATCTGAAAAAGCCGAGCAGCTCATTTATGTCTTTATACCCTATCCGTCGGTTGCGGATTATCTTCAGCTTGATGGCATATTGGAAAATGATAATAAATATTTGCAGGATGGTGCAAACTACTTAGATGCTCCTCATGAAGCTGCCCCGTATACAAGGATAGAAACCATTTTGCTGACCGCTTTTGACAGAAGTCCCAACTTTACTAAGCCTGCATTAAACAGTCCGTATCAGGAACGTGTATACGAACTCCGAAGCTATGAGGGGCCTACAGAAAAACTTTATAAAAACAAAGTAGCTATGTTCAACAAGGGCGATGAGGTCGGGTTATTTGAAAGACTCGAATTTAACGCGGCATTTTATGGCGAAGTGATTGCTGGAGGCAGAATGCCTAACTTAATGTACCTTACGACATTTGACAATAAAACATCCAGGGATGCACATTGGGATGCTTTTGGTAAAGATGAATATTGGAAGGAACTTTCAGCCAAAACAGAATATCAAAACAATGTCTCACACATTGACATTACTTTCTTATATCCCGTTGATTATTCTGATTTTTAA
- a CDS encoding histidinol-phosphate transaminase: MSTKINRRNWLKSSLMAASSLTLAPNLAWSSSTKKAYGSVIWEIEHPSYYRDSAPALKAKLNANENPYGPSESVKRAINEAISVGNRYGHSDAAVLIDMIAEKEGVTPDHIMLGPGSTDLLEKTAISRFMKGGNIVSADPSYMSLINTAQAIGADWKAVPLTEDYAHDLPAMETAVDSKTQLVYICNPNNPTGSLTEPNALRDFCSKVSEKAPVFVDEAYLEFLDDPEANSMVDLVAKGKDVIVARTFSKIHSMAGLRIGYVVATPERIKSITDMVRSTMGLCVTSIKGALASMADGDFCAECKTLNTAARNYVCTELDQMGYKYIPSYTNFVIFPLHKDTLEEDFMKSMTDNGVGVRLYSFNDEPWCRVSIGTMPEMELFTNVFKRVTA; encoded by the coding sequence ATGTCTACAAAAATAAATCGAAGAAACTGGCTGAAATCTAGTTTGATGGCAGCTAGCAGTTTGACCTTGGCTCCAAACTTAGCTTGGTCATCTTCTACTAAGAAAGCGTATGGCAGCGTTATTTGGGAAATTGAGCACCCTTCTTATTATCGCGATTCCGCACCAGCATTAAAGGCAAAGTTAAATGCCAATGAAAACCCCTATGGCCCTTCTGAAAGCGTGAAAAGGGCTATCAACGAAGCTATTTCTGTGGGAAACCGTTATGGTCATTCAGATGCAGCTGTTTTGATCGATATGATTGCCGAAAAAGAAGGAGTGACACCGGATCATATCATGCTGGGACCCGGCTCCACAGATTTACTGGAGAAAACAGCCATCAGCCGATTTATGAAAGGTGGAAATATTGTGTCGGCAGATCCTTCTTACATGTCTTTAATTAATACTGCTCAAGCAATTGGAGCCGATTGGAAAGCTGTGCCACTTACGGAAGATTATGCACATGATTTACCTGCGATGGAAACTGCAGTAGATAGCAAAACGCAGTTAGTGTACATTTGTAATCCCAATAACCCTACAGGGTCGTTGACGGAACCAAACGCGCTACGTGATTTCTGTTCAAAGGTTTCGGAAAAAGCGCCCGTATTTGTTGATGAAGCTTATTTGGAATTTTTGGATGATCCGGAGGCCAATAGTATGGTAGATCTAGTTGCCAAGGGAAAAGATGTTATTGTAGCCCGTACCTTTTCCAAAATACATTCTATGGCAGGTTTACGTATTGGGTATGTAGTGGCTACACCGGAAAGAATTAAGAGTATTACCGATATGGTTCGTAGTACAATGGGCTTATGTGTGACATCGATCAAGGGGGCTCTCGCTAGTATGGCCGATGGAGATTTTTGCGCAGAATGTAAAACCTTAAATACAGCTGCACGAAATTATGTGTGCACAGAACTTGACCAGATGGGCTATAAATATATTCCCTCTTATACTAACTTTGTAATTTTTCCCCTACATAAGGATACATTGGAGGAAGATTTTATGAAATCCATGACGGATAACGGTGTGGGTGTCAGACTGTATAGCTTTAACGATGAACCTTGGTGTAGAGTAAGTATTGGCACTATGCCGGAAATGGAACTATTTACTAACGTATTTAAGCGCGTTACCGCTTAA
- a CDS encoding helix-turn-helix domain-containing protein, whose protein sequence is MRKLSSTNYYNQVYLEDRCTLNELIYLLSKRWLTDVLFSIEEGHNRFSSIKENLKHISDNILADRLRYLEHYKLIRRNDISNETPPKITYAITTAGIKLSDMLDQLCQFAENEINFPD, encoded by the coding sequence ATGCGAAAGTTGAGTTCTACAAATTATTATAACCAAGTTTATTTAGAAGACAGATGTACCTTGAACGAATTGATCTACCTACTGAGCAAACGATGGTTAACGGATGTCTTATTCAGTATTGAAGAAGGACATAATCGTTTTTCCAGCATTAAAGAAAATCTTAAACATATCAGTGATAATATTTTAGCAGATCGTCTCCGGTATTTGGAACACTATAAGCTTATTCGCCGCAACGACATTTCCAACGAAACCCCTCCAAAGATAACCTATGCTATCACAACAGCTGGAATAAAATTAAGTGATATGCTAGATCAATTATGCCAATTTGCTGAAAATGAGATAAATTTCCCCGATTAG
- a CDS encoding FecR family protein codes for MDSRNKDNIIKNIVQNERFLDRDVFSQWYDSLEEERSNGVMDFSESKRETIKQEMFDAIQSVQEEEKLRTFGRVTLYWRTAAAVFVLLFAMGTIGHNYYNNNFESYLYQSTYGEIKNILLKDGSKVTLNGNSTLRFVDLPDKREAWLTGEASFHVVHKHDNQRFVVHLSDTTSVEVLGTEFNVLNRPNESRVALRNGKVKVDYRPQHKNLDQTYLSPGDLLTFKEKEKGYMVQHANDVDRHFSWQKEQFILNETSLGSMVDMLHHTYGISLKVTDDSLYNRKASGSFPLGTDKDRLLKNVTALYGLVMIEDEELLVLKDDQ; via the coding sequence ATGGATAGCAGGAATAAAGATAACATTATTAAAAATATTGTTCAAAATGAGCGTTTTTTGGATAGAGATGTTTTTTCACAATGGTATGATTCTTTGGAAGAAGAACGGTCGAATGGTGTGATGGATTTTAGTGAATCTAAACGGGAAACGATCAAACAGGAGATGTTTGATGCGATACAATCGGTACAAGAGGAGGAAAAATTGAGAACCTTTGGTCGGGTGACGCTTTATTGGAGAACTGCTGCGGCTGTTTTTGTATTATTGTTCGCGATGGGGACAATTGGTCATAACTATTATAACAATAATTTTGAATCCTATTTATACCAAAGTACATATGGTGAAATCAAGAATATTCTGCTAAAGGATGGATCAAAAGTTACCCTGAATGGAAATTCGACGCTCCGCTTTGTTGATTTGCCTGATAAACGAGAGGCATGGTTAACCGGAGAAGCTTCTTTTCACGTCGTGCATAAGCATGATAACCAACGGTTCGTCGTTCATCTTTCTGATACAACATCTGTCGAAGTATTAGGAACGGAGTTTAATGTATTGAATAGGCCGAATGAAAGTCGTGTTGCTTTAAGAAATGGTAAGGTTAAGGTGGATTATCGGCCTCAGCATAAAAATTTGGATCAAACGTACTTGTCTCCAGGCGACTTACTTACCTTCAAAGAAAAGGAAAAGGGATATATGGTACAGCATGCTAATGATGTAGATAGGCATTTTTCCTGGCAAAAAGAACAGTTCATTTTGAATGAAACTTCATTGGGAAGTATGGTGGATATGCTGCATCATACCTACGGTATCTCATTGAAAGTTACTGACGACAGCCTTTATAATAGAAAAGCTTCCGGATCATTCCCGTTAGGAACCGATAAAGACCGGTTACTGAAAAATGTGACCGCTCTGTATGGTTTGGTGATGATAGAAGATGAAGAACTTCTTGTACTAAAAGATGATCAGTGA